ATTCCTTTGCAGTTTCCACACTTTTTTTCACCTGGTTCAAGTCAAAGAAATTATTGTGGTTTGTGATCCTTCATACAAGGACATTTTTGAAGGTTTTTCCCAACCTTTAGCTTTGCTTTCTTTTATATACCATGTTTTTGCTTTGCCTCTTGGTTATCAATATTCTTTTTTGCTCAGATGCAAAGGGAGATTACCAAGCAGAACTCAAATTTGCACTGCCTGGAAAAGAAAGACAGGATTCTGTTTATAATGGCTTTCAGGAATGTgcaattttttaatcttaataatGGTTTATATTCATGCAttctttgtcatttttttagtttaattctaTTTATTTCTTACTTCCCCCCCAATAATGATAATTCCCACcctcaaaaaaaggaaaagcaaTCTGAAATGTGGTTGGATAACCAGGATCTTGCCAGTTACGAAAACCAttttcttgaaaatattttttgataactATATAGTTAATTCATTCATAATAAATCTTCGATAAAAATGTCTTGGTCAGACCAATATTAATAGGTTGGTTTTCTAGTCATCCACATTTTCAATGAATTTCAAGTTTTCACACACCCAAATATAATGTGTTGTTCAAAATCTTGAAATTCAAGATATTAATTTAACTGTAATTCACATGACAACATCTGTCTTATTATTGAGTTGTTGATCCCTTTAACACCCACAGATCCTTATATAACTATTAGATGCTCTTTTATGTTTTTGCAGGCTGTTGATCCTAACTCTGAACTTGTTTGCATTCATGATTCTGCAAGACCTTTGGTATTATCAGCAGATGTGAAAAAGGTCTGGGTTCAATAAGTTTCTCTTGCTCAAGTTTAAGTCCattgcttttgatttttcttaaagTTAAATATTCACGAAGGAAATTCAACAATGTTACATTAGTCAGGTGTGAGTGAAATACAGAAGAATTTGTGTCTTCCATCAGCGATATAGTTAGGAAAATGTCAAttctgtatatatatatatatatatatatatgccatgTTAACTGGCATCAAGCATGTATCCATATTGGACACTTCAAATACTCCTAGCTCCTAGCCTAGCTacatttaataagtttttactgctattttttttaacttgtaagCCAATACTACAAATGGGAGGATTTTCAGAGAGTTTCGCTAGCATTTCTCTTACAATAATTTGGTGaattataacattttattatgttatagACTTATAGTGGCTCATAattttgtgttaattttatattaatttaaagcaTTGTATTCTAGTCAATTTTGTCCTATGTTTTATACTATTAGTTGTATTCCTGtttttgaattgtatcatccgtgtCTTGTGTTGCATCTTTGCTTTGTAGGTTAGTGTCAATGATTTATATGGAACAAGAGCTAAAAAGCTCTGGTTTATTATTAACACCTTAATCACACTAGAGTGTACAGATCATGTTGAGGCTCTCTTATATCTAGAATTAAATAACTGAACCATTTCTGATGGCACACTCCTGGTAGAAGCGCTTACATTATTTGGATTTATCTGTACTATTTTACTGGATTTGAATGCATAGTTTGtctgttttttgtcatgggcaTCTTTCAAATTCCTATGAATGCCTATTAGTAATTTGCCTGCCTCCTCCATGCCTTTGTGGGTTCTCTCTCCATTTACATTTCAATGGATTCATATAAGAGAATACTTTTTTTGTGTTCTGTATTTAGGTCCTTAAAGATGGTTTATTGAATGGAGCTGCAGTTCTTGGTGTCCCTGTGAAGGCCACAATCAAAGAGGTATTTACTAAATGTTGGCACATGTCAATTCCCTCAACTCAGTTATTTTAAATGGTtgatgaattttctttttctataaaagTGAATTTGATATCTCCCACCTACAAAGAATTATGTAGAAAATTTCAAATCCAAATGTGATGAACAACTTTATGCAAGAATCCACATCTATCTGTGTTTGGTTTGGCCGTGAGGACCCAAAAACCAGCGTCCTATCATGATTTTCCACCACACTAGAGAGTAGTAGGTTTAAGTCTACCATTATTTTTTGAACATGATCCACTGTATTTTGAAACACACTACATGTTTTCCTTCGAGTGATAACAAATTACCGTTCATCAGGGTTGCGAATTTAGGTTGTCTTCCTTTCAagtaaaatgcatttttttgcagctatattctttcttctttccccTGCTTGTGTtgaatctctttttctttttgttatggCATCTGATCCAcaagcttaatttttaatttcttttgatgtaattttAGGTTCACATCTGTGAATAGATGGAGGTCAGTTGTTCGCTTTACATTTATATAACTGCTGCACAACTATGGACAAGTTTTTATCTCAgctgtgtttttgtttacactCGATAGAAGTAACAATAACTACAGGAATATTTGTGCAcgtatattcatttttattttgaatatagattaaaatttttattttgaataggcTCACTGCTCATATATTCATGAATTTAGTATTTTTCCTGCGTGATGGGTAAAGGTGATGAAACTTGTATAGCAACCTTGCTGCAGGCAAACAGGGAGTCGTTTGTTGTTAAAACACTGGACAGAAAAACGCTATGGGAGATGCAGACCCCACAGGtcacacaataataatgtaTATCTCATCTTTGTTGAGAACCTGGCCAATTACTTAGGTGTTATCCATTTTTACAGGTTATCAAGCCTGAGTTGTTGAGGAAAGGCTTTGAGCTTGTAAATAGGTAGTTTCTCATGCTCATTCTTAGTTTAATTACCTTATTAAATCCACACATTTTTGCCATTGTTATGAACGACAAGGAATGAAATATACTGTCATAGTTTCATAAGGATTCATACTTTATACGAACTTATACAAACACTTTCTCGTCCCAAATAATTTGGTTTATTATTTGCAACAATGTTTAGAAGATACATCCTTCATCCTTTATGAGAATGTAACGGGTATCTTGTGCACAAACTCCTTGCAGGGAAGGTCTTGAAGTTACTGATGATGTGTCCATTGTTGAACACCTAAAACATCCTGTTTATATCACTCAAGGATCTTATACCAACATTAAGGTAGGCAAACTTCTCTCGATTTCTTCTCTACTCGAGTTTGGTAGATGATTATTGATTAATCTTGTTAAACCATACAAAGCCTTGTATTGTAACTTTACATTGCCATGTGATGTGATCCTGTCTGTAGCTGGCACACATTTATGAACgccaaataaaatttgattgaaagCCAATCTTCAAACACAAGTTGTGCCCAAAATGGACCTACCAAAATAGTATACAATAAATCATTCAAAGCTTCTGACTATAAATAACAATACAACTGCTATAAACATTAATACAGAAAATACCATTCTTCCCCGTAGAGCATTTCGCCAGATTTCCTTGCCACCTACTTGgatcattaaatttttatgtcACTGTTTAACCACCATAGCATAGGATACCATTCTCGACATTCATATTTTACAAAATCCTCGTCCTTTTCACATCTCCCATACAAGTTGCATGTCCAGCACTTTCTTCATGCCTTTTGCACCCACCAACCTCTTCAAAATCCACACATTTTTGCCATTGTTCTGCATACAATATTTACTGCTGGCTTAATGTTTACCAACAAGAAAACATTCCTTCACCTCTCAACGCATAAATCATGTCctcttttaacatatttttttcttaatttttatttaaccaAAAGCAAAAAGATTTTCTTggatttaactttatttatatacACCATTGCTGAAAAACAATACTTATACTACCACTATATATACTCACTGCAAACTGTTTTTGCAGGTGACTACACCTGATGACATGTTACTGGCAGAGAGAATATTGAATATAAATGATGAAGACAATATAGTCTTGCCAGTTCACCTTTGAAGGGAAATCATATCCTGCAAGATAAGATAGAACTGGAAATCTTCTTTTTCAATAAATAGCGATCAAACAATGAACTTAAAAATCCTTTAGTCTTGTTTATCTTAGATTTATGATTAAGTTAGTGAAGtgttttaagataaaatatcaaacttattggaattgatatttttttgggtATTTAATTGAGCATTTTTACAAGACAACGATGTTCGGGTACGCCCAATGTGGTAGTTAAGTTCTTGAATTTTTGGCAGATAATTAATCATATACACAGTCAATAAAAAACATccttatttcaaaaatatatgtgGTGATATTTAGTTAGATAATAGTGTAAATTTTACGTTATCAGTCTATTTTAGTTcaattctataatttatttatacctTAATTACTTATAGTTTAGTTTATCTACATTATACTATTACAATTTGCTTTTTTTCATTGTAATTTACTACttcttttgttttagttttcatAGTTGGTTTAGAAGGCTTCATAAACCTGGGcacaaataaaatcagttttGTATAATATGATTGATTGTTGAAGTAGCtcgtatatatttataaaatctaacATATGATTGACAACCCCTGAATAAGGATATTTgtaaaagtattaattttaaagaatttatttGCTTacgtgataaaataaaatctgtaaataataattgaattaagattttgttgtgttaggactatttcatttattaataaatcGTCGGTTCGAgtgaaattaaactaattaaataagattcaagtctttagatattttatactaaaaaaatatgactataaaaaaaattattctattcaCTTAGGCTTGTTtggtttaggaaaaaaaaatgaaaaaaataataaaaaagtaaaaggtgAGATGAATTTATaggttatttaatataaaagaaaacaacgttaaagtttttcatttctttcgtATGCTtgttcagaaaataaaataaaaaaatgcatataaacttatataaatatccCTATAAAAAGCATGTAAAAGTaagattattttattctcttcaataataatttttttttctcaaataggAGAGAATACAAAATGTATACGTCTCatcaaattttaatctttctttttatattgtcaaaaaattaagttaaaatataattttcgtccttttaatttttaaaattttttattttagtcttcttattttttaattgagatatttcatcctccatttttaaaaagtttatgagtctctcacttttaaaaaattagtaattttgatCTTTGTGATCAATTTTAAATGTTGATCCATGTACTTTATAAACAAACGTAGACCAATACATATTTGTTTATTGTCCACATGAcacatgttttttaattatttaattattaacaaacttaatttattaaaaaaaattaaaaaatacataattaagtttgaaagtaaaaattgattaaaatcgcatatttttttaaaagagacaaaatgtctaaattaattcaaaaagagagaaaaaaaattatgtggatCTCAGAGTATCTCATGATCTATTTTGAttcaaaaatttatcttttattttcatatttttttttatttttatcatctaaACCAAACACATCATAAATATTGTTTGTATCAATGAAATTAAAGTAAACAAGGGATGCGAAAT
This region of Glycine soja cultivar W05 chromosome 17, ASM419377v2, whole genome shotgun sequence genomic DNA includes:
- the LOC114392243 gene encoding 2-C-methyl-D-erythritol 4-phosphate cytidylyltransferase, chloroplastic isoform X2, whose product is MVAIGFGAPPSPLPFHLRLASSPSPLAFPIIHKFQNAGKSVITICSKKNAKSRVVTLCSAPVQEQEVSDITLRERSVSVVLLAGGQGKRMGASMPKQYLPLFGQPIALYSFHTFFHLVQVKEIIVVCDPSYKDIFEDAKGDYQAELKFALPGKERQDSVYNGFQAVDPNSELVCIHDSARPLVLSADVKKVLKDGLLNGAAVLGVPVKATIKEANRESFVVKTLDRKTLWEMQTPQVIKPELLRKGFELVNREGLEVTDDVSIVEHLKHPVYITQGSYTNIKVTTPDDMLLAERILNINDEDNIVLPVHL
- the LOC114392243 gene encoding 2-C-methyl-D-erythritol 4-phosphate cytidylyltransferase, chloroplastic isoform X1; this translates as MVAIGFGAPPSPLPFHLRLASSPSPLAFPIIHKFQNAGKSVITICSKKNAKSRVVTLCSAPVQVDMQEQEVSDITLRERSVSVVLLAGGQGKRMGASMPKQYLPLFGQPIALYSFHTFFHLVQVKEIIVVCDPSYKDIFEDAKGDYQAELKFALPGKERQDSVYNGFQAVDPNSELVCIHDSARPLVLSADVKKVLKDGLLNGAAVLGVPVKATIKEANRESFVVKTLDRKTLWEMQTPQVIKPELLRKGFELVNREGLEVTDDVSIVEHLKHPVYITQGSYTNIKVTTPDDMLLAERILNINDEDNIVLPVHL